The region GCAGGAAGCCGCCATGGACGGCGTTAAAAGCGAATTATATGGCACCGCAGAGGAGGCGGAGCATGCCGTTCGCGAGGCGCTATTTTTCATTGAGGAGACGTATGTCGGGCTCGAGGAAATTTTTTATCAGATCGATGTGCGGCACAACCAGTACCTTCGTGCTTCTTACGACAGGGCGAGATATTTGAGCCAGCAGTTTGCAGGATTGGATCGGCGTTTAGCCCGGCTTATTGAGCAGCTCGGCAAAGAAACGCAGGAATCGGAGTTCGCACTATTTACGCTCTGTCAAGTGCGCGGGTGGTCGGAGCAATCGTTATATGCGCCCCGTCGCCGCAAGGCGGCGCATCAGCCGGAGAAGCATGTGACGATCCCGATTCCGGAGCATGTAATGGAAGAATTGCGGCAACGAAATATCGAGAAAATGCGCAAGGCGATCACGCGCAAAAAAGTGGATCATTATGTTTTGTCCCGAATGGGCGACCGCAAACGCATGGAGATTGCCGAGCTTGCGCCGCGCAACGCCGAAGAATTCATCATGCTGGGATACGTGTACTTGTACGGCTCGGACGGCGGTTCGCGTTTTCGCCTGGATCGCTCAGCCGGTCGTCCGGTCGTGCGGATCGGCGGTTACCGTTTTCATAACCATGACATTGTTCGCGCGCAACAGGGAGGTCGCATGCCGTGATATTTCAAGATTTGAGTGATTCCGAACAGTTAAAAGTCAAAGAAGCGATTCAAAGGCTCCTGGAGACGAACATGCTGGTTAAAGACAAGGAGCGCGATGTATACGCGACGATACGCCGTCATCGGGTTGCCCTGGAAAGCTATTATCGTTTTCTCGGCTGGGAATTGGTTGTTGATGAACGACATGAATGCGTCTATTTGCATATTCCGGACAGCCGCTTGCGTCGTCGCTTGGATCGTGAACAGACGTTATGGCTGCTTGTGCTTCGTCTTCTGTACGAAGAGAAGCGGCAAGGTTTGTCGCTCTCCGAATACCCGATGGTGACGCTCTACGAGATTCGCAGCAAATACGAATCGTTCCGGCTGGAATGGATTAATCGAACGACATTGGACAAGCTTTTGCGCATGTGCGCGCAAACCCAATTGCTGGAGCCGCTCGATTCCGACAACCGATCCGACGACGCGCGCTTCAAGTTGTTTCATACCTGGATTTATTTGATCCAGGCGGACGAAATGAAAAATTTGCTCGATAAACTGGAGGCACATTTGCCGAACGGCGAAAGAGGGGGTGAGCAGGATGAAATGGATGAAGCGGCTGCGGTTGATTAACTGGCATTATTTTCAGGATGTCACAATGGAATTCGGTAAACAGACCTTGATAACCGGACAAAATGCCGTCGGCAAGTCCACGATTATTGATGCGTTGCAGGTGCTTTTTGTCGCCGACCAACGGATGATCCGTTTCAATGCAGCCGCCCATGATGACGCCAAACGTAGCTTTATCCATTATTTGCGGGGGAAAATCGGCAGCGACGAACGTTCCTTTTTGCGGGACGGCGATTTTACAACCTACATCGTTGCGGAGTTTCGGGACGAGGATCGGAAAGAATGGTTCGTTGTCGGCGTGGCGGTCGATGTGTATCGGGGCGGCTCGGCGACGGAGGAAGAATATTTCATCCTGGCGGATTGCAAGCTGGACGATCTGGAATTCGTCAATTCCAATGGAATATTATTCAACCGCGATGGATTTCGCAAACGCTATGGCGGAGATGGCGCACGAATCGGCGCGCCGGCCGGCAGAAGGGTACTGTTCGAGCGAAACAAATCCAATTATCAGAAAGCTTTGCTTGCCCGGTTGGGGCAATTGCATGAGCGGTTTTTTACGATTTTCACCAAAGCGCTTTCGTTTAAGCCGATCCAAAATATCCGCGCCTTCGTTTACGACTATATTCTCGACAGGAAAGAACTGCAGCTTAATTTGATGCGGCAAAATTTCGAGATCCATGAACGATATCAGCGGGAGCTTGAACTGCTTCAGGAGAGAAAGCAAGAGCTTCAGGAAATCCGAGATTGCTATGGACAATATGTCAAGTATAAGGAAACGGCGCGGGAGCAGGATTACGTCATTCGGCGCCTGAAGGCGGTTTACGAA is a window of Bacilli bacterium DNA encoding:
- a CDS encoding DUF4194 domain-containing protein, encoding MIFQDLSDSEQLKVKEAIQRLLETNMLVKDKERDVYATIRRHRVALESYYRFLGWELVVDERHECVYLHIPDSRLRRRLDREQTLWLLVLRLLYEEKRQGLSLSEYPMVTLYEIRSKYESFRLEWINRTTLDKLLRMCAQTQLLEPLDSDNRSDDARFKLFHTWIYLIQADEMKNLLDKLEAHLPNGERGGEQDEMDEAAAVD
- a CDS encoding ATP-binding protein — encoded protein: MKWMKRLRLINWHYFQDVTMEFGKQTLITGQNAVGKSTIIDALQVLFVADQRMIRFNAAAHDDAKRSFIHYLRGKIGSDERSFLRDGDFTTYIVAEFRDEDRKEWFVVGVAVDVYRGGSATEEEYFILADCKLDDLEFVNSNGILFNRDGFRKRYGGDGARIGAPAGRRVLFERNKSNYQKALLARLGQLHERFFTIFTKALSFKPIQNIRAFVYDYILDRKELQLNLMRQNFEIHERYQRELELLQERKQELQEIRDCYGQYVKYKETAREQDYVIRRLKAVYESENLEQTERENAGLADKLKRLEGEISLAKLKQEEARGKQQEAYQRWQNHAAEKRKRELNEEIAQLTAQQHEGERLLRIYQAQLLRERQLLTGLADWPDNPFWTWEPGELDSLRRYQESMAHLEALARSGSIAVHEEEDWKRDLKQIGESLAKWR